A region of Ochotona princeps isolate mOchPri1 chromosome 2, mOchPri1.hap1, whole genome shotgun sequence DNA encodes the following proteins:
- the VANGL1 gene encoding vang-like protein 1 isoform X2: protein MEDSVGLDCKRYLGLTVASVLGLLVFLTPIAFILLPPILWRNELEPCGTICEGLFISVAFKLIILLIGTWALFFRKQRADVPRVFVFRALLLVLIFLFVVSYWLFYGVRILDPRDRNYQGIVQYAVSLVDALLFIHYLAIVLLELRQLQPMFTLQVVRSTDGESRFYSLGHLSIQRAALVVLENYYKDFTIYNPNLLTASKFRAAKHMAGLKVYNVDGPSNNASGQSRAMIAAAARRRDSSHNELYYEEAEHERRVKKRRARLVVAVEEAFIHIQRLQAEEQQKAPGEVMDPREAAQAIFPSMARALQKYLRTTRQQHYHSMESILQHLAFCIANSMTPKAFLERYLSAGPTLQYDKDRWLSTQWRLVSDEAVTNGLRDGIVFVLKCLDFSLVVNVKKIPFIVLSEEFVDPKSHKFVLRLQSETSV from the exons ATGGAGGACAGCGTGGGACTGGACTGCAAGCGCTACCTGGGCCTCACGGTGGCCTCAGTTCTTGGACTCCTAGTGTTCCTCACCCCCATTGCCTTCATCCTCTTACCCCCTATCCTGTGGAGGAATGAGCTGGAACCTTGCGGCACCATTTGTGAGGGGCTCTTCATCTCCGTGGCGTTCAAGCTCATCATTCTGCTCATCGGGACCTGGGCACTTTTCTTCCGCAAACAGAGAGCCGACGTGCCGCGGGTGTTTGTGTTCCGTGCCCTCTTGCTGGTCCTCATCTTCCTGTTCGTTGTCTCCTATTGGCTGTTTTATGGGGTCCGCATCTTGGACCCTCGGGACCGGAACTACCAGGGCATCGTGCAATATGCGGTCTCCCTCGTGGATGCCCTCCTCTTCATCCACTACCTGGCCATCGTCCTGCTGGAGCTCCGGCAGCTGCAGCCCATGTTCACCCTGCAGGTGGTGCGCTCCACCGATGGCGAGTCCCGGTTCTACAGCCTGGGCCACCTGAG CATCCAGCGAGCAGCTCTGGTGGTGCTAGAAAATTACTACAAAGATTTCACCATCTATAACCCCAACCTCCTGACCGCTTCCAAATTCCGAGCAGCCAAGCACATGGCCGGGCTGAAAGTCTACAACGTGGATG GCCCCAGCAACAATGCCAGCGGGCAGTCACGGGCCATGATTGCCGCTGCTGCCCGGCGGCGAGACTCTAGCCACAACGAACTGTACTATGAAGAGGCGGAGCATGAGCGGCGGGTGAAGAAGCGGAGAGCGAG GCTGGTGGTCGCGGTGGAAGAGGCCTTCATCCACATCCAGCGTCTACAGGCCGAGGAGCAGCAAAAAGCCCCAGGCGAGGTGATGGACCCCAGGGAGGCTGCACAGGCCATCTTTCCCTCCATGGCCAGGGCTCTGCAGAAGTACCTGCGCACCACGCGGCAGCAGCACTACCACAGCATGGAGAGCATTCTGCAGCACCTGGCCTTCTGCATCGCCAACAGCATGACCCCCAAG GCCTTCCTGGAGCGGTACCTCAGTGCTGGCCCCACCCTGCAATACGACAAGGACCGCTGGCTCTCGACGCAGTGGCGACTGGTCAGTGATGAGGCTGTGACCAACGGGTTACGGGATGGGATCGTATTCGTCCTTAAGTGCTTGGACTTCAGCCTCGTTGTCAATGTGAAGAAAATCCCATTCATTGTGCTCTCTGAAGAGTTCGTGGACCCCAAATCACATAAATTTGTCCTACGCTTACAGTCAGAGACATCTGTTTGA